gctctatactctccgcagggttctggagggttcatgggagtttgcccaaccagtctacatgtgttttgtggacttggagaaggcattcgaccgtgtccctcggggagcccagcaccccatactcctccgggagtatggggtgccgggcttccttttaagggttgttcggtccctgtatgaccggtgccagagcctggtccgcatgggcggcaataagtcggacttgtttccggtgaggtttcttctccgtcagggctgccctttgtcaccgattcttttcatagtttttatggacagaatttctaggcgcagccagggcgttgagggtgtccggtttggtgacctcaggattaggtctctgctttttgcagatgatgtggttctggtagcttcatcggaccgtgacctttgGCTCTCACTTGGACAGTtcacagccgagtgtgaagcggctgggatgagaatcagcacctccaaatccgagaccatgatCCTaggccggaaaagggtagaatgctctctccgagtcagggatggggtcctcccccaagtggaggagtttatgtatctcggggtcttgttcacgagtggggggacgatggagtgGGAGATCAACAGGAGatcatggtaaagaaggagctgagccaaaaggcaaagctctcgatttaccagtcgatctacgttcctaccctcacctatggtcacgagctgtgggtagtgaccgaaagaatgagatagcgagtgcaagcggccgaaatgagtttcctccgcagggtggctgggctctcccttagagatagggtaaggagcttggtcattcgggagggactcagagtagagccactgctcctccgcatcgagagtggccagatgaggtggctcgggcatctgattagccTCCTGgccgcctccctggtgaggtgttccgggcatgtcccactgggaggaggccccggggaagacccaggacacgctggagggaccatgtctctcggctggcctgagaacgccttgggattcccccagaggagctggatgaagtggccggggagagggaagtctgggtttccctgctgagactgctgcccccacgacccgacctcggataagcgggagatgatggatggatggatggatggatggatatatatatatgtgtgtgtaacaATGCATTACATGATAACACTGAATTATGCGatgaaaatttgttacattAAGTGATTACATAATGCACAGttataatgcattgttacaATGTGTCAGTCATCATACCTGTTTACTGCCAGTCTCATGTTTAAAACACAGGTGTTCCAGAGAAGGATGGATGGCACTGTGAACTTCTACAGGGGTTGGGATCAGTACAAGAGGGGCTTTGGGCATGCAGGAGGAGAGTACTGGCTGGGTAAGGATTTGAGGACAATGATATGGTATGAAAATTATGAAAACCTTTAGCTTGCACCAAAGCAACACAGAAGCTTGTCAATGTCCATCTCAGCATCTGTATCTGACTACAGGTCTAGAGACCATCCATATCCTGACTCTGAAGCAAAGGTATGAGCTGAGAGTGGACATGGAGGACTTTCAGGGAGCCAAGGTCCATGCCAAGTACTCCTCCTTCTCAATTTCTCCTCAGATGGTCAATGCTGAAAGTGATGGATACACACTTCATGTCAGTGGATTCGAAGATGGGGGAGCAGGTAAGTCATAACACATGATCAAATCAGCTCTTTGTAATTGTCATAACATACATAAAATGCGAAATCATTTGTTGAAACATAATTGTCATACTGATAATTTGTGATCCATCTGCAGTGATTCTAATAAATCTCATagtaacaacaaaaacaatggCTAATGTACTGTAGTTTTGGATGCAAACTGAAATCTACAGCTCTAACAATCACTCCTCACAGAAATATTAATTATGACTGCTCATAAATCCAGTATAACTTGCCATGTTCTATGATCTTAAGGAGATTCACTAAGTTATCATAGCGAGCAGAAGTTCTCCACCTTCGACCGTGACCAAGACTCCAACAGCGGAAACTGTGCTGTATCATACCTGGGAGGGTTCTGGTACGAAGATTGTCACTATGTAAACCCCAATGGCATCTACATGTGGGACACAGTCAATGCCCAAGGAGTCTGCTGGTATCACTGGAAATCAAACTATTACTCAATGAAGGCCATTTCCATGAAGATCCGGACAGCGGTTTAATACATGGTACATCTCAAACAAGGAAACAACCTTTATAATTTCttaatttctttttcttaaTCTCTATTAATCATCATTAAAAACTCAGTGGTCAACACATAATGATGAAAACAAGCTGATTTCTTTTTGGCTTAAAGTTCTTTATCAGTTTGTACATATGAATTTAATGTATCGGTAATAAATGTGCATCACTGTGCTTTGACGTGTGATGTCTGATTACACACCTGTCGCTGACCAGAATTTTTAGTGAAGAAAACCCACCCCATCCCCATATAAAATTAGTCAGTCCCATAAATATtatagtaaatattaaaatattcatttcaCTGTAGTCGTAATTTTTTCCATCAGTAGCTAATTTCTAGTCATATTTAGCCTGTTTACCAAGCCTTCAATTGTGTATTGAACTATTAACCTGATGAGCTGATCCTGCCATGTTGCAGCCAAAAAGTATGTTAATTTGTTTTCAGCAGCAGCACCCTTTCCTGAAACACAGTCACGTTAGCAATACAAGTAAAATTAATGGAGTGATTTAATTGAAATATGAGTAGGCTACACAGCTTGACATTACTGTTTTGCTCCATATTACATGAGCAGCACAAGCACGTCAACAAAAGCCAGAACATTGTAGCAGTGAGATAGACTGACAGCTACCTATAATCCAATTTGATGTCagagatttcattttaattgtgtCCTCTAAATGTCAACTCCTGTCAACCCAAGAATGAAATCGCATCAACCGACCTTAATATATGGGACGGACAGAAACTCTAATACTCCCATGTGCCATAAGACTTAATGGTAACTGTACTGATATGTTCCTTTTGTACAATTAAaatcttatttacagtatatatgtggGATTACTTACAATGAACAAGAACAGTATTTACAACTCTAAGGGGACATCACAGGGGGCACACAGGATTGGACAGCAATctactgcaggacacacactcagacacactatGGCCAATTTCGAGACGACAGTCCACAGTACTGCATGTCTTTAGATTAGATTATGGGAGAAATCTGGAGTAGCTGGAGGAAAGCTACACAACACAAGGAGAACTTGCAAACTCCACAGTTTGTGAATGTgaatttggggtgggggggtggctggtAACTGAACCCCCAGCCCTGATGGTCTGAGTCTACAGGCCTTTTCACTGTGTCGCTGTGCGGCACCTGGAGATCTTTAGGATGCGTCCAAATAAACGTAAAAGGCAATGTAGCTTAAAATGATTCACCCCAGTTCTGTTTAAAGTGATCCCTCAAGTCCTTTAACTAGTCAGAAAAGTGGGGAACTTTGATTCTGGCTGAGAGGTTGTTAAATAGACACTGCAAGTGGAGATGGCAAATTAACAGTGTTTGCAGTGTGGCTCATAATGTTCTCATCTGTCAGATTCACGGCCATGTAATAATTCTACATCATTTACCCAAGAAATAAAGACGACCAAAAAAAGGCAAATCAAATTCCACACTACAAATTCATTATATCATTTCTAAGGCTTGAagtaaagcaaaaaaacaaaaaaaagtatcTTTTGTGCCTGTGGGCAACTTTTCTTTTGTCAGGAGAATTTCCTCACTGATCCAcatagttcaaatcccaggaatAATTTTACAGCAATGTAGGAAAAGGAGATTTAGGGGCTGCAAATCCCGTGGTGGGTGTGGTTACCAAATACTATCAATCCCCGGTTGGTTTAACTCGATGACAATCAATACAACAACCAATAAAAGAGGGACAAAGGGGCTGACATGATGAAGCATTGCATCATAGTATACTTTAATTGTCTATTACAAGGGTAAACAGTGGAAAGATCTGATTGGTTTTACTCGTCGTGGTCAAATAGACCATGTAAAGTAGGTCACCAAACCGATAAAGGACACGGGTCTAGAACTTCCCAGAAGGGGGGTTGAAAGGCTACTTATTGATCTCTCACTACTTTGGGGGGCAAAGGGACTAATCATTTACACACTGAAAGACTGGGAGCCAAGGAGTGCATCCAGtggcacatttttaaatacatttaaaaaaaaaaaaacggatcaCAACCAACTCCAGATGACGCAGCACTGAATAATCCATGAAGGAAGAATGAAGGTAAGCGAGCTGTACATCAGGAAGTGTCTGTCCGTGATGCCACAAGCCCTGCTGCAGGCTGTCAGGGTAGCAGAAGCTAACTCACAGGACATATGTTCCTCTGTATTGTGAGTCGAAAAACATGAGAATGCAGGGGAACTCGCAGGTTAACAACAATAATCGACCGAAATTCACATCTTCATCATTTTGATATTCAATTAATACAATTTGTAGGGATGCAAAAACCACCATTTGTAAATCAGCGATTCGTCAGTAACAGAGCTGGATTTTTCGCTTTATTTTTCACTTCCTTTGACTTACGCCATCTTTTAACCATTGATAAATTCTCGGTACTCTAACAGATCCTCATATTGATGGTGCTGGTACCAGTGGCAGTCCAGTCCCTCATGTTCCAGCCTCTGGACTGTGCAGACATTTACAACGCTGGCTTTAACATCAGTGGGGTCTACAGGATTTATCTGGCTGGGCCCAGCTCCCCCGTCTACGTTTACTGTGACATGGAAACCGACGGAGGGAAGTGGACGGTGAGGACGCCCCAACGGTGACGTCACATATCGAGTGGGACAAGTGGGACGGTCATACAATAACAATACATCAAGAAGATTAAAAAGTTAGATTCGGTCAGATTACTTTCATAATTGTCCTGCTTTCTTACACATGTGTCAGTCGTCTTGCCTGTTTACTGtgtgtttaatgtttaaatgcagGTGTTCCAGAGAAGGATGGACGGCACTGTCAACTTCTACAGGGGCTGGGATCAGTACAAGAGTGGATTCGGTGATGTAAAGACAGAGTACTGGCTGGGTGAGTCATTCCGATCTGCGTTGAGCTGGGGGGACTGCATAACCACAATAATTTCCTAACTCATGTACATACCATGTAATACGCCTAAAATTAAAGGGAtagaaaaacactcaaaaaGGGATAGAGTTCAAAGGGTTAACAATGTCCATGGAAGTACGAGACTTGACTGTAAGGCTGTATGAGGAAGAGCATGTATCCCCACAAGCATCTTCCCTGGCTCAGCTTTAGCTTTCACCCGAGCAGCATAGAAACCTTTCAACCAGTCTCAACACCAGGGTCTGACCGTAGGTCTAGAGACCATCCATCTCCTCACTCTGAAGAAGAGATACGAGCTGAGAGTGGACATGGAGGACTTCCAGGGAGCCAAGGTCCATGCCAAATACTCCTCCTTCGCAATTTCTCCTAAAGCGATCAATGCTGAAAGTGACGGATACACACTCCATGTTAGTGGATTCAAAGATGGCGGAGCAGGTAATTCATAACTCCCATTGAAATCTATTAAATCAACTCTACTATCTACATTCTGTCAACCAATTGATTATAATGTGAACCCTCTGACTCTGTCTTACAAGGTTAGATAAGTTATCATCAAGGTCTATATAGTTTTCTTACCACTAAAATATACATCTCACTTTTTATTTATTCCTACAAACTACTTCACTTTGACATGTCACTCACAGTCCTATGTATTAGACACCACACCCTGCAGGTATTATACACCCAGCGTATGACATGTCGactcatttctgttttttttccaggaaatTCCCTAGATTCTCACAACAACCAGAAGTTCTCCACCTTTGATCAAGATCAGGATGCTTTCTCTGGCAACTGTGCACTGGACTATCTGGGAGGATTCTGGTATAACCAGTGTCACACTGCAAACCCAAATGGCATTTACATGTGGGGGGCAGTGGACACCCGTGGAATAACTTGGCATCACTGGAAGTCAAGCCACTACTCTATGAAGACCATCGCTATGAAGATGAGGCCAGTGAATCTCCCCTAAGGAGCACCTGAAATACTCAGGGACTAAAGCTGACACTATCTGTCAAATCAATAGTTTGTACCTATATAAGGATAAATTCCGACTGTAACCTAAtacatttgtatgtgtgtaaatTCTAAAGGCTAAAGTTatcaatatccatccatccatattccaacccgcttattgtactgggtcgtggggggtctggagcctatcccggaaacaacgggcacgaggcagggaacaaacctggacagggggccagcccatcgcagggcagtTATCAATATAATGATCTTAATTTAGATATTTCCCCTAATGAACAATTCATCCTGGTGTGAGCTGTTTGCTGCACACACAAGCCCCACTTTGCTAAACAGCATGTTTTCCTGGAAAGAGGACACTTCAGATGACATATCTACACCTGCTTTGCAACACCACCAAACCGCTCTGGTTATTTAATCATGTGATTCACATGTTTTAACTCAGATTAAAATACATACAACACTTGCTGGGTTCAGTTCTTTTTTTAGTTTCTCCTGACTGGGTTCCAGTTATGCTACTGGTTTCTTTAGCTAGCTAAAGGATTGCAACATAATCAGAACTCAGTACACCCTAGTACCAACCTGCCCCTAGAGCAATGTTTCTATTTATGTTAATGTAACATACAATATGCATTTCTCTTATAAAATAGATGGGGCTATCATCAATCATTTTCAACAATTCAGAGTTATCTAAGCCAGTTCTAGGTTAGCACTTTATTGATTTTGGACTATATAAGAATGCAGCTATTAGGTTGGACTTACTCTTTGAGAAAAGACTGATTGTACCTTAGATACTAGTTAAAACCATTTGCTGATATTAGAATGTTAtagtaacattttacttgagcACAAATAATGAGGTATTAAGCTACACCCtgcaaattaatttaaacaagTTGTTGCTTCTATATACAGACAAACTCATCACAGTTAAGATGGACATCACAGTGACATTAACTCTTATCACTTTGGGTCTGGATTTAGGACCTTGTGGATTGATAAAATGGGAATAAACCAGGATGGGGAGACAGTCCATCGCAGAGCATGCACATCATTCATGCCTATGGGGAAATTGGCAACTTCAATTAACcttagcatatttttggactgtggggggaaaccagagaacccagaggaaacttcATGACAAGATGGGGGGATATGTCCAAAGAGCATTCAGTTGAAACATACGTGAATGATGAAGCACAGTCACACCACCCAGCTGTAACCTCACTGGAGCAGGCCTGCCAAACTGTGGGCTCAGTGCATCCtttgtccatccacccagctctaaccccacctgagcaggcctgccagtctgtgagTGCCTCCTCTGTACATCCGCTCAGAGTACTCTCTGCCCTGTTGGCTGTGCAAATCAGCAGGTCCCAGGCCACTGCATGCATGTCTGTTTGACAACTTGTTTCAATTAATGTGCACAAGGGTGTATtgcttatgtattaattaacgaCAAACTAAGTGTTACGTACATGCTGATCTCAAGTCTggtcatcattaatgaatcgtgatgcatcttttatctcaagcagatactatatttgttactgaaTCTGTTAATTCTGAGAACTGTTAAGAACTACTGAACGAATAATAGAGATACGCCTGGCCCCCTTACATGCTTTAATGCAGCTTAAATATTCCGCTATCAGCAGAGGAACAGAAGGCCAGAGAAAGAAATCATAAAACCTTAAAGTTCTCCATGACCACTTATCCACTGGAGGGATACAGCCAGTTTGGAGCCTGTTCCAAAGAGCACTGGGCAGGTTTACACCCTAGACagtatgccagtccatcaatGACCAACTTATAGACAGCTAACTGTATTTCTCCAGACACAAGTATTCATTGCATTTAACAAGTAAGTGAGGAATCTCATGGAACAAAGTGGGATGCAAACCACCGACCCTGGAAGCAAGAGCCATCAGTACCACCCAGTGATACCCTTGAGCCATCATTCCATCCCTACAAGGCACATTTTATTCTAAGACAAAGGATCTGCTAATATGCTAATGTAGCACCTCATGGTTAGGCTAACCACAAGCTGGTTGTATTGGCACACGGGCTCCCAAAGTGTCTGCTTCAGCAGACGTGCCATCTGGCCTGACAGCCCCCTAAATCCTGGTGACTGTTTCAGCTGCAGACTTGGATGTTTGGCTTGCTTTCCTGTCAATGACACTGAGTGATCCCATTGGCAGGGGCAGAAAGAGCCTGCCTGATACAAACCATTCACTCACAGGCAAGGGCAACACAAGCTGCCTTTACTGGCTGGAATGATGTTTTATCTGAGAGGGAAGGTGTCCTTTGGAGACCAAGCACTGCACTTACCATGTGCCAAGTTTTGTCATTTGGCCACTGCGTtgatatatccatccatctattttctgtaactgtcaatcctattcagggttgttgTGGGTTGATATGATAGCATTTAAATATTAGATGACAAGACCACTGCTTAATAAAGGGTCAGCCTGATTTTATCACCATATCTGGACATAAATTAGATTAAACATAAAGATTAAAGACAATATTTTGAAGTGAAACATTCTCACTTGCGTTTTCCCATTCCATTGGACCATTCACTTCTTTGATGGATAGAGGGATGCACTGGTCACCCTACCCTGGTCATGGGACACATGGCTGCTACTGGGATGGAAAACCTTCCCTCTATCAGTTCAACTTTCATCGTCCTGTTTTCTCCTGATTTTAATGGCTCTGCATAGTAGAAGTCCTTGAATATTAGATATGACTGCATAATATAACCATATGGTTTTAACTGAAATATATTCATTATACCTTCCACTCTGCTGAAACTATAGTACAGGGACATCTACCTCAGTGCATCTAAAGCTAAAACCTGTCTGCTGAAGATGATCGGCTTCTTTCATCACCATGGGGCACCAGATACTGTAACAGACATACCAGATGTGACCAAGGCTGCTAGGAACCTGAAGGGATAGGGTGTCCcatccaagccccccccccccccccccccaggaagtgTGGAGCATCATTGATGTTCAGTTGTGATAACAGATTAGTTTCTCCATCTGCAAATGACCATTTTTCGATCCACTTTCAATAATCCAATGCAGGGCCCTGCCTAGAACTCGGACAAAAGGTCCACTCGCGACAGAATTCTGATCCTACACAAAGCACGAGGCAAGaaacaccctgaatgggatttCAA
This window of the Paramormyrops kingsleyae isolate MSU_618 chromosome 1, PKINGS_0.4, whole genome shotgun sequence genome carries:
- the LOC111846995 gene encoding microfibril-associated glycoprotein 4-like — protein: MDGTVNFYRGWDQYKRGFGHAGGEYWLGLETIHILTLKQRYELRVDMEDFQGAKVHAKYSSFSISPQMVNAESDGYTLHVSGFEDGGAGDSLSYHSEQKFSTFDRDQDSNSGNCAVSYLGGFWYEDCHYVNPNGIYMWDTVNAQGVCWYHWKSNYYSMKAISMKIRTAV
- the LOC111847000 gene encoding microfibril-associated glycoprotein 4; this translates as MKVSELYIRKCLSVMPQALLQAVRQILILMVLVPVAVQSLMFQPLDCADIYNAGFNISGVYRIYLAGPSSPVYVYCDMETDGGKWTVFQRRMDGTVNFYRGWDQYKSGFGDVKTEYWLGLETIHLLTLKKRYELRVDMEDFQGAKVHAKYSSFAISPKAINAESDGYTLHVSGFKDGGAGNSLDSHNNQKFSTFDQDQDAFSGNCALDYLGGFWYNQCHTANPNGIYMWGAVDTRGITWHHWKSSHYSMKTIAMKMRPVNLP